GTGTTTTGAAAACCAGATTGGACTGGCTGGTTTGGACCAGGAAGAGAGAATAACTTGATATTCCTTTGGGCCCTTTCagattaaatttcattttatggATTTGAGTAGGATTTTTAACGGATCAAATGGGTTAGGAAATCTgttttctgttaaaaaaaacaCTTCTATTTAATAGACAGGTTGGACCAGCTGCTTGAACAGGTTTGATTGATTAAAGTGCTTATTAGTGGCCTGTTAGGTTCATCTGTCGGTTTGGGTTTTGGAACGTTGGGATTTGCCGTTTGCTCTGGATTCCAAATATTTTCTCCACGTGGTTAATGAAACAACAAACATTCTAGTGTAGCAATCACGCATGTTGTACCCTGTTTGATTTctcttaaaagataaaaaacgTGATTCAAATTCAATTGCTTTgagtaaaattttgaattttgtgaATTATCAAACTGCTAGAATTGTAAAAGTTAGTCGATTTTTAcaagtttaattattattcatttgTTTCTTTAAAACTATAACGATTAATGTATAAgatcttattatattttttattgttctaGAAAGTCtctatatatatagttttatttaaatgattcaATGGATAGTAAATCGGTTAAACCAAATGGCAGTACCGATTTGATAATTGATTTGGCTTTTGAAACACTGTTGTAGCCCACTGAGTGGTGTGGGAATGCTAATTTCTCCACTCTGGTGAACTGGTGATGTATGAGTTGGctctacttaaaaaaaaaaaaaaggggtGTGTAAGAAAAGCTGGGAGGAGTTATGACATTATCTTAGTTGCAGGTAGGTTTGACCAAGGAGATTCCTTTATTTGTCAATTAGCTGAAAGTTGGATGTTGGTATAGGTGGGTCAATTAAATGAGCCGAAATTCTTGAATTCTGATATTGTACGCAAAATAAGTATAGAAAGTGAGAATAGTcgaatacatataaaaaaaatactcctaCTAGAAAGCATGTTTAAATCCAGCGTTTACGATTATTGTTGGCTCCTCTGAACCACCTGTCCCAGTTGACATCAATCGGTCCTTTACTCCTGCAATTATAACATCAACACCATCAGCCATGTATTGGCCACTGCCACCGGTTGCAACAGAGAATAACAGCGGTTACTTACAGTGGAAGCAATGGATCCGGAACGGATTCCGCATTTGAAATGAGTCTACATCCAGAGggaaacaaaattttatttagcgAGGTCAACAGACATAAACTACTGCTGAAAAAGATAATAATGCTTCTTACTCTTTGCATACGATGGAGGATTCGCCTAACGTATCGAGTTGATCCAGTTCCTCCTACGCAATTTCAAGATttgaatgataaaatttaataatgattgataaagaaaaataaaggagAAAATAGAAAACCTGAAGGAAATTGATTTGGTTGTGGAGATGAGAAATTGAAGCTGCCAATCGATGCCTCCCTACGAAACCGTTATGGTCTGTTTTAGGAAAAAGAGGAGGAGTAGTTGACGGTGGCGATTGGTGTTGACGGCGATGATCATCCATCGGTATTGTTGTTGAACCTGATTCTGATTCCATATTGCTACAGCTAAAGATAACACACAGAGTGtcaaaagaaagagagagagtAAGCACGAGAATGAATGGATGATTAAAGAGAGTGGAccaaaaagtataaatatatgGTTTATTAGTGCTAATGTGGACAGTCAAAAGAAGGAGAGCAAAGGTAATTGCGTGACGCGGAGAACGACAACTGGGATTATTCGGGGCCCTTATCTAAACTAAAATGCTACCAAAATcactttttctatatttttttcgATATTCATTatattacaaataaattaaaaataatattaaaaataattgaatatttaatatacttaaagtaaattaaaatttcatactACTAATTTGAAGATAACTTTCTAATAGTTTTGATATAATTTCACTGGGTTGAACGTTCTATTTATATAAATACGACTTTAGTTTTTTCATAGCCGTCTCTCTTTTGAAAaacctctcaaaccctagtaagttttcttcttcttcgttcATTGGGGGGGCGGGGGGGTTTagccatttttggccaaaaatcaccCCACCGATCtctcaaatttagttttttcatAGTTATTGAACAAAGTTTCTTTCTTGGCCAATTTTGGTCTagatttagaaattattttctacaatagtattttaattgagattagatctaatctaatcgaaattaagagtagtttttttcatctttcaagatgaaattgttttttcgGTGCAATCGACTTGGATTTCTGAAACAATTATAGGCAgcatcttacgacggatttcatcaagtacaggtatgttttgcgtcaatatCGATGTTGTTGTTAATCTTCAAGAGAACAGATGTATCACAGAAGATGTGATCAGTCGTGCATTCGAAGTTAGACTTCCTTAGAACGTTCAATAAAtctagattttattattagatctagttttagtctacaaatttgggtgacccttgGGTGTTAGTTTAGccctagtcgatgactgtatttttacagctctcatcatcttttctagaatagttgactcagtatgttgagaaaccgttcatgtaattttcgttattattaatggaaattttagcctttgttaaaaaaaaaacgttctatttatattgattttattcAACTTTAAAAGTTTTGTGATTGCCAAATTAAATTGTTGGGGttgatttggttagattttttatttttttaattagaggtattttagttatttttgggATAAAAAAGTTTTATGATCGccaaattaaaaatcataaaatctaCAGGCtggaaattaaatttaaaagcgTCAGTGTTAAAAAGCCAAAAGTCAGGGACGACGAATAAAATAAGCCAAAAACCCTGATACTAAAATAAGCACTGAAAGTGATATTTACTTTATAAAACACATGACATAATAGTAAACTTCTCTCTTTTATCTCTTAAATAGAAAATCCTAGCCGtcaagagtttttttttatttttcgcttTGACTGTCGTCAATGGATTATTTTTACTGTTGGTggtagccatttcttttttcATTGCTTTAGGATAAAATAAATAGCCGactctttttcatcttttttgtttttgttggtaaatctatcgacAAGGCGCATCAATTTTAATATGTATACAAATTAAGAATCAAAGATAGATCAAGACCTTTCAAGactgaagatgaaatcgtttatAAGtcatattagttttttttgatatcttttattacagcgattgttttttttatacgaAAGTTGTTTTCCTTTCtatatgaaaggtttgtttgtcttttttatgaagAATTGGTGAGTTTTCTGCGAGACAAAGATGTATTGGATTTTTTTGGGATCGAGCAATTATGTAATTGAAAGACCCTATGTGGTATGGCTAACCGGTTTTTGAGTTGTGAAtcggaaaattaattttttttaatgaaaataagaatttaaaagagGTTAAGAATTTAGAGGATTGACACAcaagatttagagtggttcggatcacgaatagatcctactccactactcaaacAAAGTTTGAGATTTAGAATCCAATAAATGAGATTCACAAAGAGTTTTTTAAGCTAACTcaaaacttaatattttttagcTAAGCACCAACTATGAGATTTTCCAAGCTAATCTCTAATttacaagggttgagttttctcaaatctaaactctaactcacacTTGATTTTCTAAGGCTAATCAAGAACCCACAATGATTTAGGAGTTTACAAAATGTAATTTAAAGTTatgtgtttgttgtttcaaaGTTTGTAAATCATTAACCTTAAAATATTGCAAATGGATTTATATGTATACCCAAAGCAAACTACAAGCAAAGCATTAACAAACCAAAGTTACTTTGCAGAAAACAGCTCGGTCGGGCCCGCTACCCAGGATGCCGCACCCGCGACATTTGCTTTGTCAGCAAATCTTCAACGGCTTTGGACACGTGGCAACTTCTCACTGGGGCCAGCTAAAATATATTCGTTGGGCAACCAACGGTCATAAGTGTCGCGCCCGCTATCTTCTTGTCGCGCCCATAAAACCTCCAACGGTCGACTGAGGTTTTAACAGCATGAATGTCGCGCCCGCTACAAGATATGTCACGGCTTAAGTGTAGCGCCCACTACTCAATAGGTGTAGCGCCCGCGAAAACCTACTGGACAACATGAGGATCAAAAACTCGATTCTCGCTAAAAGGCTCCGAATTGACTTCCGATTGTTTCTATGagttcctatacactaataaatGAGATTAGATGACTCATAGTTAGTTGTCAGAGTCAAAAcaaaggagtttgaaaggaTAAAGGTCcaacaataatttttattttattttataaggcgatctgcgaatcaagatTTTACATCTtattccatgtcaggtcattgaAAATGGTTATATTCTTTCGAAATTCTTACACTTGTAACTGATTGATATTAATGGAAGATTATTTGATTGTCAAAATGAAAAAGCACTGGAATTCTTATAGATATGTCCAGATAGGTTATAGACTTAGAATATGGGCTTTGAATTGAGGTAAATAGTGTGGGCCTAAGCCTGAGACTTTTAGGGCTtcttaattcaaaaaaaagaaGCAACAATAAAATTTTGCCCGTTTCTGGTAAATTAGTGAAAAGaactgaagaagaagaagaagagatgaAGTAGGTGGTTAACGGCAGCGGACTGGAAATGATGCGGTATTTGCAGTTATCTTTATGGAGAGCTTCTTCACTTACCCTAATCAGTGCCCAAAGAAGCCTAGTCACTGCTTCTGCTAAAACTACCACTGCTACCAACAACAAAGATAAGAACAAGAAATTCAGTAAGAAAAAAGCTGAGCTATTATTAGCTGTTAAGAAGAGGGACAAAGAGAAGCGAAGGACGCGTTCCGATAAAGGATTTGACTTTCAAATCGACAATGACGATCATGTCCCTGTTATGCTCGGTGAAGTCCTTGATGTTTTCTCTTCCCTCACTCTCTCTTCCTTCGTCGACTGTACTCTCGGCGCCGCCGGCCATTCTTCCGCCGTAAGCTTCTTTCCTTTGTCTTGTTAATTACTTGGACCTAAATGTCAATTTCCTGTAACTTTAGGGTGCTAATGCTATTTTTAGGTAATTTATGGTTGTTTTTGTTGCTTGTTATAGATAATACAGGCTCATCCTGAGTTGGAGACTTATGTTGGGATGGATGTTGATCCGGTTGCACACGCCAAGGCTCGAGCTTGTATTGATGGTTTACTGCATTCTCATTCTTCTGGACTGAATGTACACACTGTTCTCAGGAATTTTAAGTATGTCAAATCTGTTCTTTCGGAGGTTGATCCAAATTTGTTGGATTCTGGAGTTGATGCTATTTTAATGGACCTTGGCATGTCTTCTATGCAGGTTTATTTTTGTCTAATACTATTCCGTTCTTTGCTTTCTCATAGTCATAAGCTAGCTAGCACGGACACAGACACGGTGAAATAGCAGTGTTATTTAAGGTTTCTATGTAAATAATGAAGTTTTGTGTCCGAAACTTCAGGTGTCCTAAATGTTCCCGAAACGGGACGTGTTGAATGAATGAAGTATCTGTGCTACCTAGCTCATAAGTTTTGTTTTAATACCCGATAGGAATTACATGTTGCTCTTTCGTGTTGATCACTTTCTGTTTCTGTTTTGTAGGTGAATAATCCTGAAAGAGGATTCAGTGTTCTTGCTAATGGACCTCTTGACATGCGGATGGATCCTCAGGTATGCTGCCACAATTTCCTTCAATGAGTAAGGCCTGTGTGTTTGTTACGAACAATGTTTCATTATGCATAGACTTTACTGGTGGTTTGATCTGATTACATTTTCTTAAACTTCTGAGCAAGTAAAATTTACcatttaaaatagaaataagTCTGACGTTCTGATTGCTGTTTTCTTTTCTGCCGTGCGTTATGCTGTATGGTGTTTGATTCTTTTTTTCTGTATGATTGGGAAATAATTATAGATGTCAAGTTAGCCATCCGTCTGCAGGCAATTTTTATCCTTATAACCTACTGATATTCAAAGGCCATACAATTTATCATTTTTCTCTCTTATCGTTTTttgtttatcttaatttttttttctgtttctgAATCAatgatttttattgatttaactGACTTGAACAGGCATATGACAGGCAAGTTTGAAAGCAGAAGACATATTGAATACATGGCCTGATACTGAAGTGGGTAGAATCTTAAGGGAATACGGAGAAGAAAGAAATTGGCATTTGCTTCAGAAAAAGATTGTTCAAGCTCGTTTGCGAGGTGGTTTGCATTCCACTGGTGATCTGGTGGATATTATTCGCAGTATGAGTCATGTGACAAGAGGTAAAAGCTACATCCTTTGATAAATAAGCAATGCTAACATGGGTAACAAAGTTATTGACGCTTACCCTCTAGTTGGAATTGCCCCTTTGtgcaaaagaaaaaaacagCTTCTCTGCGCTAAAAATTGATGGATTCTGTGTAGTGGTGTGCATTCAGTTTGAACCAAACCGAATTTATAATGATGTAAAATTatcaaaccgaactgaaccagTCGGctgtgttgattttttttatttggttcgaTTTGTACTTAAACTGAACTGAAGTTTCTTTACGTCCATAACCGAATAGAACCAaacttaaaaattaacaaaaaaaatttaattgccAAACCAAATTGAACCGAATTAAAGTTATGGATTTTGTGTATTAAACTTCTGCAGTAGGGAGGCAAGGTTGGATAAAGACGGCAACAAGGGTGTTTCAAGCTTTGAGGATAGCTGTTAATGATGAACTCGGAACACTAGAGAAAACCCTCCATGCTTGTTTCGACTGCCTCGCCCCTCGAGGAAGGCTTGCTGTCATCTCATTCCACAGTTTGGAAGATAGAATTGTCAAACAAACATTTCTGAAGATCATAGAAACTGATAAAGGAGTCGGGGATGCGGATGGGGAAGGGAGAGAAAGATGTGATTTAAGAAAGATTGAAGATGAGACTGATGCAAAAGAAATGTGGATTAAATCAACTGTACATGGTCTGAATGGAACTATCCTCACCAAGAGACCCATAACTCCATCAGAAGAGGAAGAAAAACTGAATCGCCGGAGTAGGAGTGCCAAACTCCGGGTGATTGAGAAAGTTTGATAATAGATGTTGTAACACCTAATTTGTTCATGGAAAAACCAATAAATtatggatttttattttttatttgaccATATAAATCATGCATTATCCATGACTAAGTTTTCTACCTTAATTTGTATATCGATGGAGAAAAACTTACATAAATTATGTCTATTATGTTGTTCGTGGATAAGGTCAATAACATTTAACTATATCATTAAATATGtgaaaattacaattaattaagttatattacTGCCATCAGTTTAATGAATGATGTGGTCAAATATCTTTGATTAACGGGTGATGTGGATGACAAACTTGTGGGTAATTTGTGTGCATGAAGCTATAGTTCATTGCTAGCAAACACAATATAACACATCAGGCAGGCATTTGCGAGCAATTCCTGGAAATAATTTAATGATGTGGTCATATGGTTGTTGAATGAGCGAATTTTACCTGAAAACCGGTGCAGCAAATATTAATGAAGCACACAAGCCAATGAAAGTTATAAATAAATGAGATTCAAACAGCACATCTTCACATTGCACTTGGGCATAGTTTTGGGCACTTGAGATCTTACTATAAATCCCCAAACAAATGGAGATTCTCATATCACCACTCTGGTTGATCTGGTCTCAGCACTCTTTTAAGTCCGAAGGTAAAATCTACTCTCTGCTTCCTCAATTTTACCTTTCTAATAAGTATATCACAGTCGATTTACAATTTGTGCAGTACATTTTGATCATTGCGACTTTTTTATTTTGCCATTGTAGTCACTACCAAATTTGGTTGAAAgttcaaaaatgatttatgcTATTTAAATTATGgttatttgcatattaaatcctaacatttcactttttttagcaatttaatctcaTTCTTTAAAAAGTTGCATCGCACATCTCGATTTTCGCGCTTCCACAATATGTAGCGTATAGTAGTTTTTCACTAAATATAAAGCTACATAATGTGTAAAAAAACGGCgccattttatataaaacaatgTCGAAAACATAAATGTGCCACATAATCCAAAAATGAGATTAAATTGTTActataaaagtgaaatgttGAGATTCTAATATGTAAATAACCGTTTAAATTATGTGTTTTATTACtataaataatgatgcaatttAATCtagtaattattatattattatgtcgctctatattttattaatttatctaaagtatatttttgtaataCTTTTTAAATTGGTGATATagtctttaaaatttaatattctcTCCATCCCgtttaaaaagaaacaaatgaCTTCTACTTATAGATTAAGAAAGTATGAATAATTATAATCTTTTCTGATTTTAGCTTTATTAATGATGGTATTGTAATTTGTATATAAAGTAATAGTCGTTAATTTTAGAATGAGAATAGAGAGAAATTCATATAAGTTGACACAGAAAACACGATATAAACTTTTTAGATGGAACATGTGAGAGAGGGAGtaaataatttagtaaattcaTAGACTGGCTAATTTGGACAGAGTGGCATTTTCCTATTGCTGTTTGTTTGGATATGCTAAGAAATGAAATCCTCTCAAAATGCCTAAATCTACCTAAAATAACATCTTTTTTCCTTTATCTCCAAATATGCTTGCTTTTTTTCACTATCTTCAAGCAAAGTTGGAGACTTTCTTGTGCTTCCTGTAATGGGTTTTCATTTTCTTACTTGCCAACTA
This region of Mercurialis annua linkage group LG1-X, ddMerAnnu1.2, whole genome shotgun sequence genomic DNA includes:
- the LOC126664674 gene encoding guanine nucleotide-binding protein subunit gamma 1-like, whose product is MESESGSTTIPMDDHRRQHQSPPSTTPPLFPKTDHNGFVGRHRLAASISHLHNQINFLQEELDQLDTLGESSIVCKELISNAESVPDPLLPLSKGPIDVNWDRWFRGANNNRKRWI
- the LOC126666091 gene encoding uncharacterized protein LOC126666091; translated protein: MMRYLQLSLWRASSLTLISAQRSLVTASAKTTTATNNKDKNKKFSKKKAELLLAVKKRDKEKRRTRSDKGFDFQIDNDDHVPVMLGEVLDVFSSLTLSSFVDCTLGAAGHSSAIIQAHPELETYVGMDVDPVAHAKARACIDGLLHSHSSGLNVHTVLRNFKYVKSVLSEVDPNLLDSGVDAILMDLGMSSMQVNNPERGFSVLANGPLDMRMDPQASLKAEDILNTWPDTEVGRILREYGEERNWHLLQKKIVQARLRGGLHSTGDLVDIIRSMSHVTRVGRQGWIKTATRVFQALRIAVNDELGTLEKTLHACFDCLAPRGRLAVISFHSLEDRIVKQTFLKIIETDKGVGDADGEGRERCDLRKIEDETDAKEMWIKSTVHGLNGTILTKRPITPSEEEEKLNRRSRSAKLRVIEKV